The Acinonyx jubatus isolate Ajub_Pintada_27869175 chromosome A2, VMU_Ajub_asm_v1.0, whole genome shotgun sequence genomic sequence CCGTCAACAGATTCCCCCAGATTTCCCAGAGGGCCATTCACGGACATCCTAAGGATAGCAGACTCCAGGGTTAAGAACACCTGCTGTGGAATTTACATGTTTCTGAGAACAGGCAGGGACTTTGTGTCTTTCAAATGTTCTCTGTGTGAGGGAGCATCTATCAGTGGGTGGTTAATAAATAATACTATGAGAACTAAAATTCTGATCTCTGGTATCCACTCCTGTTGTCTAAGCCTTCCATTTCATCCAGACCAATGACAGGCAAGCAGGGACACTAATGTGCCAGAATGAAGGGTATGAGATCCGTCCTGGGAGCAAAGACAGACCTCAGTAGGAGAAATTAGGTGGCATCTTCTGCTCAgctttttttctggagaaccccTTTTCCTCTCCATTCCTTGCTATTCTCCGGACTCCAGTCTTTTATCTGTTCCACCCGTTAAGTTGTCACCATAGGGGTCCCCACAAGCCTTCAATGCCCACCAGTGATCCCGTGCGGGCCCGGGAGTAGGCAGGGCGTATGGCACAGCCTGCCTGACCCTGACTTCCTGGGACTGGACACCTCGAGATGTCTGCAAAATGTGAGCCTCTTCCTGGCAACTGAGAGCAGAGACAAGCTGCTTTCCGAAAACCAGGATTGCAGATGGGGACATTTTTCCGGCACCCACCATGCCAGTTAAGCCGCGAGGATGACAGGCTGAGGGGCATTAACACCAAAGCCCATCTACTGCACTGTCCAGACGCTGGGCTCACATTCTGGGGCGGGAAGATGAGGGAACGTCTTAAAATGTCCCAGGTGGGTCTGGCCTGGAACTCTCTGGCTATGACCCTGGCCCTGTGGTCGAGGTCAGGGGTCATGCCGCTGGACTCCTAAGGCCGCTACAGTGACCTGAGCCCTACCCCGTCCCTCCCGCCGGTCCTTAGCCACCCCCGAGTTTGCTGAAATAGAAAGGGCTCCCCACGGGTGCCTAATTATGGGGAGGAGGCAGCAATTAGGCATAACAGCGATCCTAATGAAACACTGTCCCGTAAGAGAAAGGCAGTCCTGAGGGAGCGTGGGTGCCAGAGAACAGGCCGGGCGGGGAACAGCGAAAACGAGGCTGAGGACACATAGCAAGAGCTACTCCCAGCAACAGCGGCCGCGGAAAGAGCCAAGGTTGCGCATGCGCAGCAAAGGCAAAGCGCGGGATTGCGTCTACCCCTCTGCACGCAGGCGCGCCGCTTTCCCCGCCTGCCGCGGTCTGCAGAACCGTGAATGGATTTCAACACAGCGCCTCTCCAGAAAGGGCTCCGACTCCGCGCATGCGCATCACGATGAGCGGCTTTGCACGTTGCTCGACGCGAACTCTAGGTGGCGTCATCTCTCCGGCCGGGAAGAAGCACGCATGCGCGGAGGTTAGCACGAGGGATGGGCGAGTGCGCGCCGCGGACATGCGCCGTGCAGGGAGAGACGGCGGCTCGGCGGGGTCATCCAAGCGCAGGCGCAGTGCGGTGTTTGTCTGCCGGACTGACGGGCGGCCGGGCGgtgcgcggcggcggcggggaagatggcggcgtccTCCCTGGAGCAGAAGCTGTCCCGCCTGGAAGCAAAGCTGAAGCAGGAGAACCGCGAGGCCCGGCGGAGGATCGACCTCAACCTGGATATCAGCCCCCAGCGGCCCAGGCCCAGTAAGCACGgcggcgtgggggagggggcgggcgggcggggcgcgCGCCGCGggaagccccgcccccgccgtcaGGCCCCGCCCTCGCTTCCGGGGCGCTCTtgctcctccttctctccaccctaTACCCCCTGCTGTCGGCTCGCGGGGAGAGGGTCACGGTGACCCAGGGGGGCGTGGGGCCGGCGGGCTCCCGGGCGGCCCTCCCCCAGCCTAGGGGGATCCCCCTTACGGGGCCTATGAGCCTAGTCACCCGGCCCTAGGGCAAGGCCTCCCCATCTGATGACCCGCCCCCTCACCGTGATCCTCGGAGCCCGTGTCACCGTCACCTACTCTGGGAGCCGGGCTCCCCTTAATCCGAGCGACTGTGACCACATCCAGATCCCCCGCAAACATGTACACGTCCCTTCcgaccagatgatttcactcctGCTATCTCAGTGACTGGCAGGGGGCCCCTTCTCCCAACCTCTGCACCTGGGTCCTTGTCATATGGTTCAGTGGATGGTCCACTCGCATTCATACACGCACACTTGGCCCGGCTGACACCTGAGATTATTTGACCACATATAACCCCCTATTCCTCTGATCTCCTTTTCTGTGACTGTGTCTGGTGATCCCTTTTTACTAGGCTGGGACCTTGTCCTTCGGCCTCGCAGACCCCCTCCCGCACACACCCTACCCACATACACCAGGCCCCCTCCTACTTCATCTTGGCGACTGTCTGGCCTCTCCGAAAATACACACCCAGCCTCCAGCCTGGCAACGTCGTCACCTGGACTCAAGTGACTTCCTGCACACCCACATTCACCTGGCCTAGGGATACCTGAGGCCAGTGTGGTGCTATCCCGGCCCATGTACACCTCACCTCTGATCCCACCGTCTCTGTGACTACCTGCCTGGCATCTTATTGTTTGGAGTCAAAAGCTGCCCCTCCCCGGCACTCAACACCTGGCCAGGGATTGCCATGACACTACCACTGTCTAGTCTCTTTGTTTTGTCCCACAGAACCCCTTCCCCAAATCTCTCAGCTGGAGGGCATGAGGCCTTCACTCTCCCCCCCAGACCTGATGAGGAGCACCCCGCTCTCTTGAGCTAACACCTGGCCCTCCTTTGTGATTCTTCCGCGATCCATGTAGCTTATGCAGCTCCCTGTGGGGTCATCCTGATAGAAGGGGGACATGCGCCCACATCGGGGTATTCCAGTCTCTCCCTGCTCACCCAGCCTGACCTTCACAGCCTGAGTGCCCCCACCATCCCTGTGTGCAATccactcctcccttcctcttctaaCCTGGGGTAGTGTGGGCTCCTCCCTGGGGCAGATACCCTCCCGACACCGGAGGGTCCCTGCTGGGCTCTGCGATGCTGCCTCCCGCAGCCCCAGCTTGGATGAGACagggctgggcatggggcctgcggTGCCTTACAGGGTGGCTGTCCCAGGTGCAGAGTGAGGTACGGTGAGGCCCGTGGTGGGCAGGCCCCCGAGGAGCCCCCTCCAGGCGTCTGTGTCTGTGTCAGCTCCATCCCATCCTCCTGGTCCTCCCATCTCTGTGGTTTCTACCCGTCTCTGCACTTTGGTGCCTCGcgcctccccctcttccttgttatgatttgatttcttttcttttggacaaATCAGTTGTTTCTGTTGTGATTTATcgtggtgttgttttttttcttccttttccccatccAGTTATTGTGATCACTCTAAGCCCTGCTCCTGCCCCGTCCCAACGAGCAGGTACCAGCCTTTTTATCATTGCCGCTTGGACATCTGCACCATTGACCTAACCGCTGCCCCGGCCGCAGAATGCCCTCCCCCATCGCCCCATGCTGTGTGtgcggtgtgtgtgtgcgcgtgcccGCGCCTGTCACTCTTACTCTCTGTCCTTCCACCCGATCCGTGATCAGTGATGTTCGGCCCACTTGGCCTCTTCTGTGTTCTCTCACCTTCCGCTCCTCCCTTCCTGGTGAGCTCAGGTTTGGACTCCCCTGAAGAGGAAATGGGCTCCTTCACCGGCCAGGAGTCTGCCACCCGTGAGagatcacgtgtgtgtgtgtgtgtgtgtgtgtgtgtgtgtgtgtgtgtgtgtgcgcgcgcgcgcgcgcacgtgagggaaagagggaaagcgGGGCCAAGGCCATCGGGCTACATCTGTTGGTCCGTTCCGACAGTACGGCGAACATGTATTGCCTGCCGCGTGCCGTGTCTGTTTTAGGTGCTAAGGACATGGCGGCAGACAGAATATGGACCAAGGCCCCTTCCTTCTGCGGCTGACGCTCCCTGACAGGGAGCATCCTCCTGGTCTGGGAGAAGTGGAGAAAGCGGTGATGCCTTGCAGAAAAGGCAGAGTAGAGCTGGGTTGGGGTTCTGCAGCGGGGGCCCAGTTGGGGAAGCCTCTGGAGAAGCTGCGATCTGAGCGCAGTCTCATGGGAGGTGGGGAGCATGTGAAGGAAGGTAGAGAAGGCAGCCAGCTGAGGCCTGAGTGCAGTTGCCGGTGGGTCTGGGAGCAGacgtgtgtggggtgtgtgtgtgtgtgtgtgtgtgtgtgtgtgtttgtgtttgtgtgcgtgcacgtgcgtgcacaTGTGTTGGGCTGGCAGCCTAGTACATCTGTGGCTCCTGTTGGCCATGTGCTTTCATGCCCTCTCTtgttctgtctcattctctctttctctctctttcagcctCTTGCTCTCACTGTGCCCTCCTGACCTGCCGCGTGGCCTGTCCCCACCTCTGTGACCTCTGTTTTCAGGGCCTTTGTGTacctgcccctttccccccaacTTAGCCACCCCACACTGGCCCCACTCAAATCTCCACCATGCTTCAGTCTGAAGGGCCCCAGGAAGCGTCTGCACCCCCCTGAGAAGTACGGAGAGGGTAGGGTGTGGTCCTCTCCCCACACACCTGACAGTGCAGGGCAGAAAGGGGGCCCAGATATCCTCCAGAGGGTGAGAACCTGGCAGTGTCTCCAGAGAGCCCAGGTACAGGGACAGCATGGGGGGCCCTCGAGTGTCCCTGAGGTGGttgggccagggagggagggatgaggaTTCTGCCTCTGGCCATGGCAGTGTAATGAAGCAGGGGATTGCAAAGCAAGGGGCTGGAACAGCAGGGAGGGGGCCCAGGAGGTTAGGCCCCCAGGCCAGTGCAGGCTGATGGGCACTGGTCCCTAGGGCCTTTCCTTTGCTCTTACCAGCCCTTAGCAAGACCCGcatcccatttttaattgtaggCAAGGGTCACATGCCTGCCCCCTCACTCTAGATGTGGTCAGGGTCCCAGGCTGGCAAGGCAGGGAAAGTGCCCAGATGCCAGCAATTCAGGCATATTTGTCTCTGTACGTTGGTCACTGGGCCCACATCACCAGGTGCTTACAGaactggaggaggaaggggtgggccGTGGCAGGAGgtgtaggtggggggggggggtgggccaGGGGCAGAGCGGCAGGCCCCAGGCCTCCTGGCCGTTCTCCACGAAACGTCCTCTTCTGGCCCCTTAGCTTGTGGAGCCAGTGCCCTACCCAGCTAGGGACCCCTTCTGGAGCACTTCCAGGGACTCTGGGGGTATGAGGGTTCAGTGGAGGGTCATGTGTCTTCTCCAGGGACCACACCGGTCTCTGCTCCTCGACCCTATTGCCAGCCCAGCCAGGGAGGATTCTAGCCACTCAGAGAGCCTCCTGTCCTGTCCCGGGCCCCTGTCTGGCCTGTCTCTGCAGTGCCTCCTCTGGGCAGCTGGGCTCCAAGTCTTGGCTCccatttgtctgtctgtctcctgccCTCCCGATCCCCGAATGCCGCCTGCCCATCCTGGGGTGACCGCTGCCTGCCCgccgcctgcctgcctgcctgtagCATGCCCAAGCTGTCCGCATGCAGGCTGCTGAGAAGAACCAAACCCCGCTGCCTGGCCCATTCCCCACCTCCCGTCCCACCAGCCCTTGGAGGGGCTGTGCCGCCTGGATCCCCTCACCCAAAGGACACAGGCCCAGCCTGGGGTCCTACCCCCACCCGTTGGCCCCAGCCTTGTAGGCCGAGCTGGGAGGCTCAGAAACGAGCCTGCTGGCTAGAGGATGGCCCTCCCTGACCCTGGAACAGAATGTGCGGCAAGGCAGCTGGAAGCTTGCGTCCCTCGCTCATTGTCTCCCTGGGGTGGTCTGCTTGATTCTTATTGGGCAGCCACGTGCAGTGCTCCCAACAGGGCCAGAGCCCAGGCTGATCCTGGCGGGCGTTCCTTCCTCACGTGGTCCGGAGCGTGGGCACCGTGGCCCTGGGCCTGCTCctgggcagaggtggggcagaaagGGACACATAAGGAAGACTGCCTGGCTGAAGGGTGCCATCAGCCTCTGGGCCTTGATCCTGTGTCAGCATAGACTTGGGGACAATCCCTCAGCCTCTGGGGaccacccctccctgccagcccacTCCATCTTCTTCCAGGTCAGGGGGGCAGGAGAAGGCACCCTGAGagtggttgggggtgggagggagacctTAGCTCCTCCAGCCCATGTCTGTGTTGGCCTACCTAATGCCAGGGAGGGGAAGACCGGAGTCCCCCGAAGACCCCACAGTGCCAGCTAACCCCTCTCACCCCTGGCTctcaccccccccctccccagccctgcagctCCCGCTGGCCAATGATGGGGGCAGCCGCTCACCGTCCTCCGAGAGCTCCCCACAGCACCCCACACCCCCTGCCCGGCCCCGCCACATGCTGGGGCTTCCGTCAACCTTGTTCACACCCCGCAGCATGGAGAGGTGAGCTGTCGAATGGGGCCAGCTGGCCAGTGCGGGGGTCAGGAGGTCAGTGTGGGGAGGCCGCTTTGCCCgccccagggaggaggggggtgaaATCTGTGGGAACCTCTGTGTGACGGGGACTGGGGTGGCCTCAGTTTGGTTGGGACCCTCCTCCACCGGGACCTCCTCCCTGTTCCCTCAGCATCGAGATTGACCAGAAGCTACAGGAGATCATGAAGCAGACGGGCTACCTGACCATCGGGGGCCAGGTACCACCTCGCCCTGACCCCTGGGGGGCGGGCAGGACACGTGGTGGGGCTAGGTCTTTGTCGGGGGCAGGCGGAGACCCGGCAGAGCCTCCAGCTCTGGCTGTCTTCGACAGCGGTACCAGGCAGAAATCCACGATCTGGAGAACCTGGGCGAGATGGGCAGCGGCACTTGCGGCCAGGTGTGGAAGATGCGCTTCAGGAAGACGGGCCATGTCATTGCCGTCAAGGTGAGCGCCACCCCTGTCCCCAGCGGGCGCCCCGCCCCGAGACCGGGCACTAAGGCTCCCCCGGCCGTCCCGTGCAGCAAATGCGGCGCTCGGGGAACAAGGAGGAGAACAAGCGGATCCTCATGGACCTGGATGTGGTCCTCAAGAGCCATGACTGCCCCTACATCGTGCAGTGTTTCGGGACCTTCATCACTAATGTGAGTCCAGGCCTCTGGTGTTCCCCTGCCTCTCTGTGGGTTCCCCAGGTGTCCTTGCTGATCTGCGGGTGTGCCCCCTGCTGCTGGTCTGTGTGGGGTGGGCCGGAGGGTGCGGCTGCCCCCCGAGCCGGCACGTGCCGCCCCCACAGACGGATGTTTTCATCGCCATGGAGCTCATGGGCACGTGCGCTGAGAAGCTCAAGAAGCGGGTGCAGGGCCCCATTCCCGAGCGGATCCTGGGCAAGATGACGGTGGCGGTGAGCAGCCCGACAGGGGTGCGGCCGGGCGGGTGGCCCCTGGGCCCCCATCCTCCCATCACGGGTGCCCTCCGCTGTCCTCGCCGCAGATCGTGAAGGCGCTGTACTACCTGAAGGAGAAGCACGGCGTGATCCACCGTGACGTCAAGCCCTCCAACATCCTGCTGGACGAGCGGGGCCAGATCAAGCTCTGCGACTTCGGCATCAGCGGCCGTCTCGTCGATTCCAAGGCCAAGACGCGCAGCGCGGGCTGTGCCGCCTACATGGCAGTGAGTGGGGGTCCGGCGGCGCCCCGGCGGGCGAGCGTGGGGATCTGGGCGGCACGCCTGCCGCAGCCCTGGGGGTACATCGTCCCCTTCTCCCACCGGCAGCCTGAGCGCATAGACCCTCCGGACCCCACCAAGCCAGACTACGACATCCGGGCCGATGTGTGGAGCCTTGGCATCTCCTTGGTGAGTTGCGGGGCCCCTGCCAGCGTCTTCTTGGGATACAGACGAGGGCGGTAAGGGAGGGCGGGGACCAGTCCTCGGCCCACCCAGCCCGCCTGCTTCTCTCCTAGGTGGAGCTGGCGACGGGACAGTTTCCCTACAAGAACTGCAAGACAGACTTTGAGGTCCTCACCAAAGTCCTGCAGGAAGAGCCCCCGCTCTTGCCCGGTCACATGGGCTTCTCGGGGGACTTTCAGTCCTTCGTCAAAGACTGGtgaggagcccccccccccccccccccccccccgccagtgcTGTGCTCTGGGAGGCAGGGCGGGGTCAGGTGTGGCCCTGCGCTCAGAACAGCCAGGGAGATTTGGGGCTGgcgggacccccccccccttccccgacggggggtgggggcagctgtgAGCGAGAAGGCTGCAGTCAGGGCGGGGATGTGGGCGGCAGCTGGAACCCAAGGCCCGAGTTGGCCCTGTGGGCAACTGGCAGGATGGCCCTCGGGCTTGGCCACAGGAGGTTGTGAACAAGCCGATCTGCCCCGGGGCCTAGGGGTCTGTGTGTCCCACGGCGACAAGCAGAATGATGCCCGTGTGGTGTCCCCATTTGATTGTCGTGCGGGAGAGCCCCGGTCCACCTCTCCCGTGGGCCCTTCCCAGCCCAGGTGGGGCTTCCGCCGCAGGTGGGATTTGTGCAGGCCCTGGGTCCTCTGGCTTCTCAGCCAGCAGCACAGGGCTGTGAACACACAGCAGCCGCTTCCCTCCAGATTCTGAAGACCCCTGTCTCAGAGGGAGGACAGTTGTGTCCCCGGGACAGCCAGGCCCCTCTTCCCAAGCTCTGATTTctgtttcctccctcttctctgttaGCCTTACTAAGGATCACAGGAAGAGACCAAAGTACAATAAGCTACTTGTGAGTATCTggggcccctgcctccccccaccccccccccccccggacccTATCTGGACATCCAGGGGCCTGTTTCCCCGCTGGGGCTCCTCCCTGGTCCTAAGCCCTACCCCTCGGGCCCGCAGGAACACAGTTTCATCAAGCGCTACGAGATGCTGGAGGTAGACGTGGCATCCTGGTTCAAGGATGTCATGGCGAAGACCGAGTCACCGAGGACTAGCGGAGTCCTGAGCCAGCACCACCTGCCCTTCTTCAGGTAGCCACGTGGTGGCGGCCAGCCCCACCGGGGGCCGGGGGCATGGCCACaggcccccccttccccacctggccACCCAGCTGCCCGCCAGGGGAGACCTGGGATCTGGATGGCTGCTGAGGGCTGAGGACAGAAAGTAGGGGGTGCCGACCCACCCCCAACTCCCTGCCCACCAGCTGTGGACAGATGGGCTCGCCAGGCCCCAGCCCTTCCCGTCCCGGGGTCAGCCGGCCGTGCGCGTCCCCCTGACAGACACTGTGAACGGAAGACAGCAGGCCACGAGCAGACTCGCTATTTATTCAGTCGTAACCTCTGGGCTGGGGCGGCCCCCAGGGCCCGGGAGAGAGCCGCCcgtcctgccccttccctccccaccccacccgctgTGTGttgtcccctctgcctcccctctgcgAACACGTTCCTTGTGTCTAtcccctctctctcatcccttgTCTACCTCTCTggctttccccacctccttccctgcctctgcgTCTCTCCTGGCCCAGATCTGGGCTCTGCCACCCCCAGGGGTGAGGGGGGGACCCCTGGGTCCACTTAGGTCTCCAGCAACGGCGAGTCGGTCGGCTGGTGTCTTCGCCCCAGGAAGGCGGGCTGGGCGTTATGACTACAGCTGGACCTGGgctggtctttctctctctctctctctctctctctctctttctctgtctctctttgatCTCAGGGGGTCCTTTTTGgagtttattgtattttattgtacttGGTGGggtgtttggggggtggggggagaagagcTTGTTCTCACGGGGTTTGTCGGTACCTTCAGAAACTTTTACCAAAGTCATGTTTAGCTGCTTGCGGTGGAGCCCCTGACCGCCTGTGGGCACGGGCGTCTGGGGCTGGGGGCCAAGCCCCAAAGGTGGGCTCTGGGGGCGTTCCTCCTCCCTCGGGGCCAGCTCTCGGGGCTGGAGACTGGCTACAGCTTGGGGGGTGAGTTGAGGACCTCAGGGGGCATGGAGGGAGCCCAAGGGGCCGCGGCCACACAGGGTGGCCTTCAGGGAAGGCGGGCACAGGGCACGCCGAGGGCAGCAGGCGCTGCCGCGGCAGGGAGGTGGTGGAAGGAGTCGGTGGCAGAAGCGGGGCCGTGGAGCCCCGGGGAGGCAGGGATTGAGGGTGCAAGCGGTGAGCGTGGGGGTTCGAGGACGTGTGATGGGACAGAGGTGGGGCTGGCTGAGGGCTGGGCGTGTGCAGGCAGTCACGCCCTCGTAGTGCCCCTGAGCGCCCCTCGACTCCCCCAGAGCTGGCCAGTCCGCCCGAGCCCTGTGCAGCAGCCGGAATGGGAGGGGgtgtgtttcctttttgttgGTGATGCATGCAAACCAAGTGGacgacaaaacaaaacaaaacaaaatgaaaaaaaaacaaaaaacccaccaacacCAAAGGTGAGGAACTTGGCCGGATGTAGCTGAAGCAGTCTAGACCTAGGCATCCCTGTATTCTCTTGTTCCTGTCCATACTCACGAAATGCCGCATGTTTAAAAGTACGCAAGTTCTCTGCTCtttgccccccctccccgggagGGGAACGGCCACCTTCTCCCGCCCCGGTCTCCTTTGTGAGGGGATGGGCGCAGGGTGGGGGGCCGACAGGCCTGGTCCCCCATCCTCCCTCGCCTGGCCCGGCCAGGGGGGCCTTTGTGGGTAGCTGGAAGGTTCCATGGCTGGTCCCAGGGCCAGCGCAGGCCCTAGGCCGGCCACCtggatttacttttatttaactattttctgttttgtgagtgtgtctgcccacccctgccctccttcAGTGTTAAGTGGGAGTTCTGGGGGAacctcttcccctctgcctctttcctggcCTGCCCTCCGTCACCGGTCACCAGCCCTCCCTCTTGACCAGGCAGAGGGTGGAGCGGGCgggcaggggcctggggtggCCCACAGCCCCCTTCTCTGGTCGCCAGTATTCCCCtgtccctttttaaaatgaaatgcccTCGTTTGTAAATCCTTAGACGCTTGAGAATAAaacccctcccttttcttccatcGTGTCTCTGTGTGTCTAGAGCTCAGCAGGACCGGGCGGGAGGGGCTGTGAGCCCTGAGCTGGGGGGCCGCGGGCGTAGTGCCTTCCTCTGCGTGGAGGGGAGACTGGAGCCGGGCCAGGGCCTGGTAGGGCGGTATTTGTAGTGAGCTGCCCAATGCCGAGCGATCGGGGTGAGGGACCTCCGCGATCGGGGTGAGggacctccccccccaccccccccctgcCAACCCCGATGGCCACAGGTTGGCCAGAGAGGAGCCCTTAATCCCCGGCAGGCCTTGGGTGCTGGCTCTGATGTACACCCTTCAGTCCACCGCCCCCGCGCCCTGCCTCCTGGGGTGGCCGCTCAGCCAAGGACAGGGCTGCCTGCCTACCTGCCAGGCCTGGGTGCCGCCCCCCGGCGCCTCGGCTGCTGGGCCACACCTGACTGCCAGTCCAGCATGCCAGGTGC encodes the following:
- the MAP2K7 gene encoding dual specificity mitogen-activated protein kinase kinase 7 isoform X2 → MAASSLEQKLSRLEAKLKQENREARRRIDLNLDISPQRPRPTLQLPLANDGGSRSPSSESSPQHPTPPARPRHMLGLPSTLFTPRSMESIEIDQKLQEIMKQTGYLTIGGQRYQAEIHDLENLGEMGSGTCGQVWKMRFRKTGHVIAVKQMRRSGNKEENKRILMDLDVVLKSHDCPYIVQCFGTFITNTDVFIAMELMGTCAEKLKKRVQGPIPERILGKMTVAIVKALYYLKEKHGVIHRDVKPSNILLDERGQIKLCDFGISGRLVDSKAKTRSAGCAAYMAPERIDPPDPTKPDYDIRADVWSLGISLVELATGQFPYKNCKTDFEVLTKVLQEEPPLLPGHMGFSGDFQSFVKDCLTKDHRKRPKYNKLLEHSFIKRYEMLEVDVASWFKDVMAKTESPRTSGVLSQHHLPFFR
- the MAP2K7 gene encoding dual specificity mitogen-activated protein kinase kinase 7 isoform X1; the protein is MAASSLEQKLSRLEAKLKQENREARRRIDLNLDISPQRPRPIIVITLSPAPAPSQRAALQLPLANDGGSRSPSSESSPQHPTPPARPRHMLGLPSTLFTPRSMESIEIDQKLQEIMKQTGYLTIGGQRYQAEIHDLENLGEMGSGTCGQVWKMRFRKTGHVIAVKQMRRSGNKEENKRILMDLDVVLKSHDCPYIVQCFGTFITNTDVFIAMELMGTCAEKLKKRVQGPIPERILGKMTVAIVKALYYLKEKHGVIHRDVKPSNILLDERGQIKLCDFGISGRLVDSKAKTRSAGCAAYMAPERIDPPDPTKPDYDIRADVWSLGISLVELATGQFPYKNCKTDFEVLTKVLQEEPPLLPGHMGFSGDFQSFVKDCLTKDHRKRPKYNKLLEHSFIKRYEMLEVDVASWFKDVMAKTESPRTSGVLSQHHLPFFR